A stretch of DNA from Candidatus Saccharimonadales bacterium:
ACCATTACCGCGTTTGGCAAACCCGAAACAATCGAACAAATTACGATGCAGCTGATGAAATTAATTGACGTTATTGATATCAAAAAGGAGGACGCATAATATGACAGAGCTAACTACGTATGGGCCATACAGCCCTGTTCGCAAAGCAGACAATCTACTGTTTGTATCAGGACAAGTAGGTGTTGATCCAATAACAAAAAATGCGTCATCGGACATAGCCGCACAAACGGAACAGGCGCTACGCAATATGGAAGATGTTTTGCATAGCGCTGAAGCAACCCTGCAGGATGTAGTTAAAACGACGATTTTCCTCACCGACATGGATGATTTCGAGGCAATAAACGCCGTTTATGAAAAGGTATTTTCAACCCCAAGACCAGCACGAAGCACGGTATGCGTACGTGAACTTCCAAGAGTAGGTGGCAACGTGCCGATCCGCGTAGAAATTGAAGCGGTAGCATGCAAGGAGTTATCATGAGTAGCCTCGTATTAGACGATACTGTCCGGGATATTCTTATGTCCCGCGTTTATGACGTCGCGATAGAATCCCCGCTAGAGCGAGCGGAAAAGCTAAGTAAACTCACTGGCCATAGTGTTTATCTAAAACGCGAGGATCTACAGCCCGTTCATAGTTTTAAGCTGCGCGGTGCGTACAATAAAATAATCCACCTCACGGACGACGAGCGGGCATGCGGTGTCATTACGGCAAGTGCCGGTAATCATGCTCAGGGTGTCGCGCTTGCTGCCCAAAAGCTTGGTATTAGTGCTCTTATTATTATGCCGCAAACAACTCCGGTAATAAAAGTAGACGCTGTTAAAAATTACGGTGCTGATGTTGAACTTCACGGTGATAATTACTCTGAGGCGGCAGATTATGCCAAAGGAAGAGCTCATGAGACTAAGCGAACCTACGTTCATCCTTTTGATGATCCGCTCGTTATCGCCGGACAAGGCACGATAGGGCGTGAAATCATTGAGCAACTACCAAATGCCACTCATATCTTCATACCCGTAGGTGGTGGCGGGCTTATTGCCGGTATCGCCAGTTACGTTAAGGCGCTGCGGCCGGATGTGAAAATCATCGGTGTGGAACCTGAAGATAGCAACGCTATGCAAGCAAGCATCGTGAGTAAAAAACGGGTTACTTTGGAACATGTTGGCATATTTGCTGACGGTGTGGCCGTTAAGCAAGTAGGGGATTATACGTATCAGATAGCCCGCAAAAATGTCGACGATTTTATAACTGTCGATACCGATCAAATTTGCGTGGCAATTAAAAATATATTCGAGGATACGCGCAGTATTGTCGAGCCGGCAGGTGCGCTCGCCATTGCAGGCATGACGAAATACGAATTGCCGGCTGGAGCTCAGGCTGTGGCAATATGCTCAGGAGCAAACATGACTTTCGAGCGTTTGCAACAAGTAGCAGAGCGAACACTCATCGGGTCTGGCCGAGAAGCGGTTTTTGCCGTTACCTTACCTGAAAAGCCTGGAGCGCTTCATGCTTTTTGTGATCAGATCGTAAAAAACCGAAGTATTGGTGAGTTTAGCTACCGGCTCAATAAACGATCGGGTGCCCGTATCTTTATCGGCCTTACCGTTAGCGGCGTAAGCGACAAGGATAATCTTATGAAGAAAATGGATGATCAGCACTACGACCATGTTGATCTCTCTAGCGATGATCTGGCCAAAGAGCACATCCGACACATGATTGGCGGGCAAGCGCCCCAAGTGACAAGCGAACATATCTATGAGGTTACGTTTCCCGAAAGACCGGGTGCGCTGGCTGGCTTTTTGCAGGCAATTGGCACTAATTGGAATATCAGTCTGTTCCATTATAGAAACGCCGCGAGTGATTGGAGCAAAGTGCTCATTGGATTCGAAGCGGATGATAGCAAAACGCTCGAAGCAAAGCTTGAGGCAACAAAGTTCGAATGGACGAAAAAAGACGACAATCTTGGCATTGGATTATTTCTTCAATAAAAATAACAACGACTTTTGTTTTACCCCTGTAACTCATGTGGATAAATAGTCGTCATGCAGTCCAGCATTGACACATTCGCTCACTGTTGTTATATATAGAGGTGATATTACTACAAAAACAGACAAGGAACATGCGAGTATTATGTCTGATTTACCAGAAAAACAAGTTAAGCGTCTGCGATCGCTTATCCAAGAAGCAGAAACAAACCTAGCAGCCGCTAAAGAGCTGCTCATTAGCATTTTAGGTGACGACGGTAACGTTGTGACACCTCGCTCAAGCCAAGAAGAAATCGGTGGCAAAGTTATCGAAGGTGTTTTTGACGGTCAGATCATGATTGGTCCTGACGGTAAAAGCTACCCAGTACCTGCAAACTATGCAAGCAAATCAAAGCTAGTCGAAGGTGACATTATGAAACTCACCATCGCTGACGACGGTGGATTTGTCTACAAACAAATCGGCCCAATCCAGCGTAAACAAATCATTGGTACGTTAGTGCAACATGACGGCGCTTACTACGTTGAAGCAAACGGACGCGAATACCGCATTCTTCTTGCAAGCGTTACGTACTTCCGCATCGCCGAAGGTGATCAAGTAACCATTATCGTCCCAGAAGACAATCCTGAAGCAACCTGGGCAGCTGTCGAAGCCGCTTTATAGAACAAATGGCAAAGTTACATTTTAAGTATGGCGCCATGAATAGTGGGAAAAGCGATACGCTTATTAAAACTGCCTACAATTACGGCGAGCAGGGACTTGAGGTTGTTACCATCAAGCCAAGTATCGACACCAAGGGTGATCGTCTTATCGTTGCAC
This window harbors:
- the ilvA gene encoding threonine ammonia-lyase, biosynthetic, with protein sequence MSSLVLDDTVRDILMSRVYDVAIESPLERAEKLSKLTGHSVYLKREDLQPVHSFKLRGAYNKIIHLTDDERACGVITASAGNHAQGVALAAQKLGISALIIMPQTTPVIKVDAVKNYGADVELHGDNYSEAADYAKGRAHETKRTYVHPFDDPLVIAGQGTIGREIIEQLPNATHIFIPVGGGGLIAGIASYVKALRPDVKIIGVEPEDSNAMQASIVSKKRVTLEHVGIFADGVAVKQVGDYTYQIARKNVDDFITVDTDQICVAIKNIFEDTRSIVEPAGALAIAGMTKYELPAGAQAVAICSGANMTFERLQQVAERTLIGSGREAVFAVTLPEKPGALHAFCDQIVKNRSIGEFSYRLNKRSGARIFIGLTVSGVSDKDNLMKKMDDQHYDHVDLSSDDLAKEHIRHMIGGQAPQVTSEHIYEVTFPERPGALAGFLQAIGTNWNISLFHYRNAASDWSKVLIGFEADDSKTLEAKLEATKFEWTKKDDNLGIGLFLQ
- a CDS encoding RidA family protein, which translates into the protein MTELTTYGPYSPVRKADNLLFVSGQVGVDPITKNASSDIAAQTEQALRNMEDVLHSAEATLQDVVKTTIFLTDMDDFEAINAVYEKVFSTPRPARSTVCVRELPRVGGNVPIRVEIEAVACKELS